In Salarias fasciatus chromosome 13, fSalaFa1.1, whole genome shotgun sequence, the sequence AAGTAAGCAACGCCTTGGGAAATATGCCTACTTGCTGTTTTAAGGAGAGTCTAACAAAATTCCCCTCTTGCACTCTTGTAATAAATGGACCCTTGGCTTCATGGTCACTGTTACTTTGTTCTCTGACAGCTCTGTTGATAGATTATTATTAGCTTAGCACATAGCCTGGTGGTGCAGTGAGGCTGGTACGTACAGCAAGATGGCTTCCCATCCTAACGCCATCCATTCAAGTCAAAATGAGGATTTCAGACGTCTTCATTATCCTTCTGATGACAAATGATTTCACGGTTTCCGCTTCGCTGTGTGTGAGGCTTCTCATCACAGCTTCCGCCTAGTCGGAGCTGTAACTGAGGACGTCTGAAGCTGCGCTTTGACTTGGCAGAAATTCAGTAACTGTCACAGATATCTTCCACTTTCAGACGTCACTGACTGGAACGCTGACCAGTTACAGAGAAGCTGGTTGTCTTGTAAAATAATTTCGTGTTGACAGTTTATTTGCAGGCATGTGATTTGTGGATGCTTCTTCCCACACTTCACAAAGCAGCAAAGTGAAACTTTAGCTGCCTTTTCCATCAGGCCTTATCTGCTTAAAGTTTGCACTTATAAAGTGAATAGATGAATTGATCTTGGTTCAGTAAGCATTACAATATGAATCCACaacatgcagtgtttttgctgtgtCCGTTTTTGAAAAGCAGATGAGAATCAGCTCAGCTttcagcagagatgctgctgttatAGTAGAGAATAATTTCCCCACTTGGCTCACCACGACTTTTATTAGTGGACTTTATTTCAGGATTTTGTCTGTACCCCTTCTTATGTCTTTCAGTCTGCAACCTGTCACTTTATGTTTTACAGGTTTCTCCATCAATCACAGAGCTAAAGTAATGAGCACGCAGTTAATGAATCAGTCCCACCACAGCTGTAAAGGACAGCATTGAACTGGAGGTCTGATCATTCAATTATgacttttatgagtctgatcgATGTTAGCGGATGTTGTGAATATTAACACAGACGAACAAGCAGACGTAAGCTCTATAATTATGTGAACATTGCCCGAGTTTCTACCAAAAGACGCTTAAATTGCTCTTTTTCCATATTTGCTGCTTGCGGTTGTTTGCTGATTTTCAGGAATGTCATCACCACAGCAGATTTACGGCCCCGATGAAGCTTTTTATAATTCATATTTAAGAATTCTACCCCTTTCCTTTTGAGAGGTTTTTGTGTTATCTTGTtgtttgacaccagcctcattgtCGACTAATGTACTCAAATCAGTTTAAGTCACATGACTGTAAGAAGTGTGAAGTCTTGAATTTCTACTTGTAGCAGTTTCTTCAACATGTGGtcaattttattttgttcacaGTTAATATGAACCTTGAATAATGGATCAAGTCATTTCACAGGTAAAATAAAGCTCCATTAACTGGCTGTTAGTTCGACCTGCAGAATAGCTGTCGAGCAAATCTCCtcttccttaaaaaaaaagcaaatatgcGTATTTCCCTTAAAGTGTATTTCTTTGAATTGTATACATAATGATTAGATTAAGAAGCTTAAGTTGAAGCCAAATCTGCCAAGATATCTGATGACTTTATAGTCTTTGGTTTTTATTTCCTGCATGTACATTTCCAGTATAAGCCTGTTTTTGCCAAAGCCTGGAGCTTGAGCCTCACCGGCTGATTCGTGCATGCACAAGCTTTCCGGTGATCGCATTACCTCGACTCTCACCCGATGATCCACGCAGCCCACAGTCAGGGTACAATCGGCCTGCGCGACTCTTCCCGgacatttattttccttttttcttttttttttttgtaaactttGAAACTGTACAAACCGTATAATCCCAGTGTTAAATGGACGGCATGGTATCTCTTTACTTTTCGGTGATATGCAGTACCTTCTCGACATCCTGTAGGTCGTCTTAAAAAAACGCTTCGTTCCAGTGTAACAGGCTCGTACCGTGGTGAATGAGTGGATTCTGTGTTGCATTATtgtctgagcagcagaggaaagatATTTTGAACTGGGGCAAGTTTTCACTTCAGCCCTGAACAGAAAATGCTGcattattgaaaaaagaaaatacgaTTATTGATATTGATTCGAACAATAAATTTGAATGTGTTCGTGAAAAAGAAGGTTCTGGTTACTTCAGCCTCATTGCAGCAGTTGTCCCAGCATTGGAAGAGTGTGTAATTACATGTTAGCCACTTGTAATTGGATGATAATTGAGTTAGTTTAAGTGTAGCTTCTCTTACAGTGCTGATCTGCGACTTTGGTGACCTTTCCTGATTGGACCGTGCTTGCACAACCTTCCTGACATGTTTCTctatgtgttttaatgttctgGATGCTGTTAggtgttttttaaaaagacaaaaaaaggctacatagaaaaaaaaaggcattgtgCTTGTGTTTGACCAGCAACCAGCATGTCTCCTGTGGGATTCTCCTCGGAAAGCTAACGATCCATCGccactttgtttttccttttccgtGGTCCTCTTTTGCTCCTCTTGTGCTGCAGGATTTTTACAGGGAGTCGGTGAAAAAGCCTTGTTACCGTTCCAACTGGAaaccgctctgtgtgtgttcaagagaggaaaaaaaacaaacatgctgctTTAACTGCTttgataaagaaataaaactccTTCCAGTAATTTaccttctctgtgtgtgtttttcagtgaagGACAATCTTTGTTTCTGCCAACTCAACTGTGATAAATCTTTGACCTTACCAGAAGAATTCTTTGAATATCattaatgtttctgttttcgACAGTTCAGTATAAATCGTGATGCTTGATCAGTGCAAACATTAAAACTTACTGAACAAGACAGAATctcagtgtttatttttatgGTTAATTAATCTTTcagatttaaatattttcattatatGACAAGACTGGTGAACATCAGCTGGAGAGCCGAGACacaactggtttccctgttactGAAACCAGAAAATAAAGTCAGGATAAtaaagtatttgttttttttaaactaatattttccttttctgcagTATTACATGAtgacttgtttctttttccactgctgACTGCAGACAGGAACACATAATGTATTTTCAGGGCTATTAGTGGCACCTAAAGTTAAATCTGTGAAAAACCACAGAGTGTATCTATTACCTTCTTTCTTCAGTGGAATTTCCATACGTATTCAGTTTCATTTAGCTGGTTTGGCATTaaaatttaattgtttttggtttgtcagttttttattgaaaaaaaatcactaaataaaaaaaaaattcttaaggattctgtttttgctcacacatctatctatctagtTATCACACTACATTCTTGGCTAAGCTGTTGTTTTAATTTGGTAAAATCCTCCAACACTCCCACATCACTTTTTACTTATTATTTCACGTCGTTATTTTGTCTGTAGTTGTTTTTccatgagggtttttttctctcttttttttttttcatggtccTTTTTGTTCCTCCACAAAACGGCTCACAGTTGTGGTTTTTCAATCGAATGCAGAGAGGAACATCAGCGAGTAAATGCAAATGATAAAACAGACCTCAGTTATGAGAAATATTACCATAAATTAATGTAGCACATTTCTTCAGGGTAAAACGTTCATTTCAGAGCTGTTTGTAGCACCTGGATAGACAGACTTGACGACCCCTGTTGGGACCATCAGGATGTCTTTTCTAACAAGTGAATGGGGGATAAAACAGTCTTTGAAGGCAGTGATTCCCAGCTTTTTTCTTGAGGAACCCAGATTTCACCATTGTAAACTCAGATCACCCTgcacaaaccaaaaaaatctcATAACACAGTACATCTTCTTGTCCTCTCCTCCTTATGTCTGATtgctgccctgatgtgtttcacctgtgcctgagtgtgcgACTGGCGTCACCTGGTGGTTTGGCTATTTAATGGCTTTGTCTGATTTGCTCTGTTCTGGTTGTCAGTCCGTCTGTGTATCTCTGTCTTTGACCTCTTTCCGTTCGTTTCTGGTCACGCTCCCTAAATCTTGAAGACCTTTGTAGAATTTTGGTTTCACCTGTTTGCTGTTAAAACGGGTTTCTCCACAGCCGTGTCTGGATTCAACATCCCAACATCCTCGTGATCTTTTAAAACTTTCTgatattcaaaaaaaataaatgaatccaTGTTTTCCGGTATACATTGATCAAATGCCAACTTACCcattttttaaacctttaaaaGTTATACTGCTTAAATCAAAGTGGGCTTTGCGACCCCACCGCTCCCCTGGTTGGTAATCGTTCTTTTAAGGCATTCTTGGAATGAAATCTTTCAGTCAGCACAATGTAAACGGTTACTTAAAGTGTCCAGAATGAATAAACCTTTTAGAAGAGCAGTGTAAACatgagctgctgactgcaggaagAATCTGAGAATCTTTGACTGGAAACTAGACAAAGCCTCCACAGGATCAGTTTGAGTAAATAATGCAGAGACGCTTCGCTCTGTGCAAAAAGCTGCCTCCTCTTTTAATATAAACACTTTAGTTTGATATGCGGAATATATTTGTTAAACACGTTTTCTACAAAAGATGTGGTTTGACTGGTTCAAAGCAGGATCAGAGTCCTCCTTCAGGACCGGCCTCTCTTCTCTGGATCCTCCAGGATGTCCACAGTCGTCTTTCCTGCTCTGTCCAACAGGGGGCGCCACTCTGGAGACTCCATAGCGTCCAGAAGGGAAGCAAGCTCAACCTCCAACTTCTCAACTGTGTCTTCCACGTTCTGCCGGAGACACAAggcatgtgtgcatgtttgaCATATGAATAATACATTAATAAGTTGTTGTATGAATAATAGAATCATCACTCATGAATTATACAATCGCATGAATAAAACAGCTGCCCAAAACTGCTAGTGAGGTAAGGTCAGAGTTAGTCTGAGGTCTGTCGCATGAGGAGAAGGTTCAGGTTTCACACACTTATTGggaaaatatactttttttttacacactaCATAGATGCAAGAGAGTGATGATCCACAACAGTGCGCATTTCTTCCCTGTAACGTGACATTTTTCAGGATTTTTGGGCAGCCTGTGATGGAGAGGCGTTTAATAATGGAGTTAACTGCAGAGGAAGGGCTGAATGAGAGAGAGGGTTCAGAGTCATTACCTTCTCCACTACATCCAGGCGCTCATGAAGATTTGTGTGCTCCTGACAGGCACTTGAACGCACCGCCCGCGGCTGCAGGTCAGGCTCCGGTCctgaaaatacaatatttatcACTGCAGTGAATATTCATCACTGCAGATAATGAATATGAGCTTCTTACAAAGGTATTTAAAGTGTGTATCACTGGGATAAATATTTTGCTATTCACAGCAGGAGAAACTAAATTTTACTTATTGGAAAATGATGAACATCTAAACTTAAATAAAAGATGACTGAAGTAGCCAATAATGTAAATAACTTTTGGAAGAAGATCTACTGGATCTACTAAGACTGAAACAAATGGCACAGAAATGTTAGAGTCCTACAAAGATATTAGGAATACACTGTATATTAGAATACAGGAAAGAGATCCTGTGGTAAGACCAAACAGCCACATGGTAGAGCAAGAACGAACAAATATCTCAGCAAATACCCTGAAAGTGACccaaaatcaaactgaaaaataaaaatgaatacaaacgacaacaaagaaacagaagacaACTTCAAAGAGATGCTAAATAAACACAAGATCCACAAATGAACCACAAGGTGATGCAAAATCAATCGATAAAAACACTAAACTCTCAAAAAGTGATGCAATCACGATCAAAAGACAAAGCAGCcacaaaatgaatgaagaaataACACAGCTAACAACTACAAAATTAGacaaaacaacttcaaaatTACAAAAGTATCTAATCGACATTTAATATTAATcaagaaaagacatttaataACTATGAAGTAATGCAACACTATCAAAAATTACAGTAAATAACAAGAAGTcatgaaacacaaaataaaatcacactATTCAGCATATTTTAATACAAAATGACTACAGAGTAGCCTAAAAAAATAATCCGGGCTTTTCAATGTATAGCTTTAAcctgaaaatgacaaatgaaaacaaaatctcACATATAAAGTCGGCGAATAAAAGCGGTGACAGGccagtagaaaaaaaatgccccaaatagcagcagcttttctgaagaTAAGCCCCTACTTTTAACCAAGTTAAACAAAGACACAATGAAATCTCTTCAGACGCCACCTTGAAAATGATTCTTCAActataaactttaaaaaaaaagagagagaaaagcacaaTCATATTCATGAGGACCAATGCACTGAGTCGATGGTAAGTGCACCTTGTTAATATAATAATCACCTCAAACTCAATTTACACCCATTTCAATGACTGCAGACTTCAGCTGATCAGGCCCCACATCTCCAAGAACAATGAATCCTGCAGGTACAGCCTCTGAGAGCTGTGCTGAGGTCCTCTCTCTGAGGAACGTTGCATGGCGTCTCTTCACCACACTTCATGAAGTATCCTCAGATGACTGCGCTGCGAGTCGGTGCCACAGTAATGAAGCTAAAGTGGATCGAGATTACACGACTTTTCTCGCTGTGGCAACAGTAGagagctcttcctctctcatgtAAGCTCCGAAATGGGTATAAACCCATTCAACGCCGGTGTAAATCCACGGGAGCGCGGTGGGGAGGGCCGCGCACATTGTTCCTGCCGCTTCCTCCTC encodes:
- the LOC115399053 gene encoding placenta-specific protein 9-like, translated to MIRPASLSAGLLLLLIGCAAAGPEPDLQPRAVRSSACQEHTNLHERLDVVEKNVEDTVEKLEVELASLLDAMESPEWRPLLDRAGKTTVDILEDPEKRGRS